The following are from one region of the Oryzias melastigma strain HK-1 linkage group LG22, ASM292280v2, whole genome shotgun sequence genome:
- the rpia gene encoding ribose-5-phosphate isomerase has translation MRLLGCMSLLSAPPSRRLLALSSCRHVRCSSEADANMAEEAKKLAAYAAVDNHVQNNQVVGVGSGSTIVYAVDRLAERVMQEKLNIVCVPTSFQARQLILQHGLTLSDLDRHPELDVAIDGADEVDAELTLIKGGGGCLTQEKIVAGCAKSFIVIADYRKDSDSLGQQWKKGIPIEVIPMAWVPISRVIARRFGGEANLRMAVSKAGPVVTDNSNFLLDWKFEQAQNWKEVNTGIKMIPGVVETGLFVSMAEKAYFGMEDGSVKVRDAPVN, from the exons ATGAGGCTGCTAGGGTGCATGTCACTCCTCTCTGCTCCACCCTCGCGGAGGCTGCTCGCGCTCTCCAGTTGCAGGCACGTGCGCTGCTCCAGCGAGGCTGATGCTAACATGGCAGAGGAGGCGAAGAAGCTGGCCGCTTACGCCGCCGTGGACAACCACGTCCAG AATAACCAAGTGGTCGGAGTGGGTAGTGGATCAACCATTGTTTATGCTGTGGATCGACTAG CGGAGAGAGTGATGCAGGAGAAACTCAACATCGTGTGTGTTCCCACCTCCTTCCAG GCCCGGCAGCTGATTCTGCAGCACGGCCTCACGCTGTCGGATCTGGACCGACACCCGGAG CTGGATGTGGCGATTGACGGGGCGGACGAGGTGGATGCAGAGCTGACGCTGATCAAAGGTGGAGG CGGCTGTCTGACTCAGGAGAAGATTGTCGCCGGCTGTGCTAAAAGCTTTATCGTCATTGCTGATTACAG GAAAGACTCCGATTCTCTGGGCCAGCAGTGGAAGAAGGGCATTCCCATCGAGGTCATCCCCATGGCTTGGGTTCCCATCTCCAGGGTAATCGCCAGGCGCTTCGGAGGGGAGGCCAACCTGAGGATGGCTGTCAGTAAAGCT GGTCCAGTCGTCACCGACAACAGCAACTTCCTCCTGGACTGGAAGTTCGAGCAGGCCCAGAACTGGAAGGAGGTGAACACTGGCATCAAGATGATTCCTG GTGTGGTGGAGACGGGGCTCTTCGTCAGCATGGCTGAGAAGGCGTATTTCGGCATGGAGGACGGAAGCGTGAAGGTCCGGGACGCCCCCGTGAACTGA